The genomic segment CCTTCTTCGTGGATTTAAGATTGGGACATCAGAGAGCTCTTACAGGGGACAATCCTTATGAATATGATGAATATGGGCAAATTTTCTGTGACAATTCAACTTTCATTATCCCTCAGGGAACTTACCCAAGAAAAATCCCCCATGAATATAAAATAAGTCACAAAACATGGGAAAAGTCAGCCCTCTTTAAACATCAGATAGTACACATGGGGGAGAAACCTTATCAGcacaatgaaaatggaaatacttcCAACAAGAAGTCACACCTCACCCAGCTTCGAAGAGCTCACTCAGGAGAAAAAACGTTCGAATGTGGTGAATGTGGGAAGACATTCTGGGAGAAGTCAAACCTCACTCAACATCAGCGAACACAtacaggagagaaaccctatgaatgttcTGAATGTGGGAAATCCTTTTGTCAGAAACCACATCTTACCAACCATCAGCGAAcgcacacaggagagaaaccctatgaatgtaagcAGTGTGGGAAAACATTCTGTGTGAAGTCAAACCTCACTGAACATCAGAGAACCCACACaggggagaaaccctatgaatgcaACGCATGTGGAAAATCCTTCTGCCACAGGTCAGCCCTAACTGTACATCAGAGaacacacacaggagagaaaccctttatctgtaatgaatgtgggaaatccttcTGTGTAAAGTCAAACCTCATTGTGCATCAAAGAACTCACACAGGGGAGAAACCTTATAAATGTAATGAGTGTGGGAAAACCTTCTGTGAGAAATCAGCTCTCACTAAACATCAGAGGACTCACACAGGGGAGAAACCCTATGAGTGTAGTGGATGTGGGAAAACCTTCAGTCAGAGGTCAGTGCTCACGAAACATCAGAGGATTCACACCAGGGTGAAAGCACTCTCAGCGTCCTGAACGTCCAGAAGCCTTCATCCACGCATTCAGATTCgttatacagttttttaaaatgagattactGAAACCCAAAGAAGGCCACACATTATTAGAAAGTTACGTTTTGTTGTACTTCAAACAGTTACTACTAGAATAAAGCCTTATTAATGTTTTGAATATGTGAAAGCTTCCAAGAAAAGTTACAACTTTTCACCAGAAAATTTGTATTGAGGGGAAATCCATTGAAGTCATGTGATAAAAATCTTCATGCAGAATTGATGTTGTGTAGGATTGTATTCCAGATGTGATACCAAAATTTTATTGTAACTGTAATGGATGCTATTGCTTTATACTCATGTTCACAGTGGAATCTGGAGTTCAAAAAAGTTAAATGACAACAGGATTAAACATTTATGTGAAGAGTCCCTGATGTTTGCAGGCCTTATGTGAGTGTGCTAATGTAACAGAAATTTGAGGTGTCCTTGATTTGTATATTAGAGCCCAACGTGCTTGTGAAGAGAAAATCTGAACCCTTAGTTAAGTAACTATTCTGGCCTATATTAATATTTCCCACATTATTTACTACCAGTGTCTTTATAGGTGGATATAACTATATATTGGTTTATatgtatttgtaaatatatttatatgcacgTACCAACACACAGGAATCTGCTGCAGTCGGCTCATACTGGCTTGCAAGTACTGCTGAttattaaattttcaggaattttgcgaGCCCGTTGTTAAACATAGTCATTGTTTGAAAATTAAACTGTATAAACTTACAGTTAAATTATATTAAGAACAAAGGTAATACGTAGTCAGCCCTTCCTAATTCTTTTACAGTATTTTGTTATCATCTTAGTTCTCTGGGTTATTTGTGTTGTTGAATCTGCACGGTGAAACTACCGTATGACGACCTGTCACTACACCTCTCTTCCCAGCTCTACTTTCAGTGCCATTGTGTTGGTAGCTTGGCTTTAGTGAGAGTATTTACACTGTGGAAATTGGCAGACTTTACAAATCAGGATCTCTGTTTTCTCAGAGAACCTGTTTTCAGATATTTACAGCAGTACACCACtgtatacatgaaaatacatttgGAAAATTTTAAGTACAAGCCACATACCCCTTCTCCTGTTTCGTGACATAAATAAATGGCTAGGGCCATCGCTGCTGAATGGCCTCTTCAATAAAGAAGCCAAAATATGTTTTTGTGAGGTTTTTAACTACCTCTGCATCAGTCCTATTCTAAATACGACCAGCGTCCCTCTGTAGTGTGGCCAGGATATTCTGTTTTACAACCatatccctcccctttcctctgacTTTGCTGGCATACAAGAATGAGTATGACTATTGGTACTGAGCTTCCACTTCCGTAAAGCCAAATAATATTTTTCTGAGGTTATTCAGCTGTCTCGGGTCAGTCGATAATGTAAGTGCTGTTAATCACAACCATATTTACATAGATTTTGCAAAGATTAACATCAGTTACGAGCAGTAACACCCCCTGCATTCTACAAATAAAATGTAGTGGTATGTAATGAAATGCTCCTGTCATATGCTTGGTGTTTCATTGCTGTAGCTATTTAGGCATGATGTGTGTAACCCAAGTTGTGTGTAACCCAGGAACtgtatttgtatttaatttaatgGAGTGTAATATACTGTCTCCCCCTCCTTTGtcctgtggtttcctttgcttccttGGAACACCTTGATAAGCAGTTTCAAGAGACATTGCCCACCCTACAGCCATTCCCTACTTCGTATTTGCTGGGCTCTGTGTTCTCTGTGTCTGGCCTTCCCCCAGATGATTTAGGGTTAAACCCAGGTTAGTCCAAGTCATTCATGAAGACTCTATTCTAATGATTTTGTTGGGGTCAATGTGTGAGCAGTGAGATGTTTGGAAACTATTCTGTTGTGATTCTGGGAAAGATCTCAGTGATAAAATTCTATGGTGACATGAGAAGAGATTGTCTCTCTCCTGGACTTCTTCATGTCCATATGTCACACTAGATTATAGCTTGTGTCTCTAAAGGGCAATAGTCTGAAGATGACAGTCCACAAGATGGGAAAAGCCTGGCTCAGAGGTGACATCATTGAGCTGCACAGCTCTGTCCAGGCCTGCTCTCCACTAGGACGTTGTATCACTGTGGCAATAGTGGCTTCTTATTTATTCTTAGGGCTGTCTTTTATTCAGAGCTGAAGGCTTTTCCCTGTTACAGATGAATTCTTTTCTAAGTGTTAATGTTCTATGCAGCACTTTTAGGGAAGAATTTTTCCTTAACGACAATATAAGGATGGCTGTTTATATCAGCCATGGTTCTGGTGAAAAACAGAATTCTACTCTAACTAAGAAGATTTTAATGGTAGGCTTATTATGGTGGTTTGGGCCAGAAACAAGGAATAATGAAGCACCCAGAGACTAGCATCACCAGGAAGACATTACCATTCTCAGTCCTtaaggggaagagggtggaagCAAGTGTCACAGAGCCTGACAGGAGCTGCTCTCATGGAGGAGGGACCACCTCATAGGAGGTGTTGTCACTAGTGAAACTGTGGCACCAAATTGCTGGAACCCAACCAGATGCTGCATGCAGGTGAGCCCAAGTGGGCATTGAGAAGGTAGAGGGGAAGGTCTGGGTGAAGCCATTGGAAAATAAGCAGCACCGTGTTTTTATCCCTGTAAATTCCTGTGTGAAGGATCAGTCTTAGAAATAAAGTTCTTCTACTAGTTGAAAGTTAAATGTTTCCGCTTCATTGTGCTTTTGTGTTGTCACAATAAACCCCGTTTGGAACCAAGCACTGTGGCAAGTATGTCTCTTCCTTTGACGTGTGTGAAGCAGACATGTTAAATTATTCATATATCCTTC from the Vicugna pacos chromosome 11, VicPac4, whole genome shotgun sequence genome contains:
- the LOC102542787 gene encoding zinc finger protein 248, which produces MNKSQEQVSFRDVCVDFTQEEWYLLDPAQKILYRDVILENYSHLVSVGNCITKPEVIFKIEQGEEPWIPEERFPKQCFSEDWKVDDLIESSQENQDEHFWQLAFTTNKKLSTNSGDRVRKTFSLGTDSVPSRHFLCKICDSCEMSLKNISGLIINRKNYSGKKSDEFNVYEKLLLDIRHEKTTGGRSYKYNQKRNVLHHSPDLTQPIFNQPFEYNENGQGFHGEAAFFTNKKAQRGETLCKYNECGRTFIQSLKLNLSQRTHLEMEPYECSICGKSFFVDLRLGHQRALTGDNPYEYDEYGQIFCDNSTFIIPQGTYPRKIPHEYKISHKTWEKSALFKHQIVHMGEKPYQHNENGNTSNKKSHLTQLRRAHSGEKTFECGECGKTFWEKSNLTQHQRTHTGEKPYECSECGKSFCQKPHLTNHQRTHTGEKPYECKQCGKTFCVKSNLTEHQRTHTGEKPYECNACGKSFCHRSALTVHQRTHTGEKPFICNECGKSFCVKSNLIVHQRTHTGEKPYKCNECGKTFCEKSALTKHQRTHTGEKPYECSGCGKTFSQRSVLTKHQRIHTRVKALSAS